ACCGGTCAGGTTGTAGCCATTAGCGTTGAACGTCAGGGAGTTTGCGTTCTCTGGACCGGCATTGACATTAACCACTCCGCCGGTTCCCTCGAACACCGCGTCGTTAAAAGCACCCCATGTTACGTTGTAGGGGCCGCCGCTCGCGTTGCTCCAGTTCATGGTGGCATTGTCCCATGGGTTGGGCCCTCCGGCATCAGTGAAAAACTGATTTGCCGCAAACACCGGGACGGCGGCAAAAGAAAGGGTCAGCACGACGGTCATAGCGACGACGAATTTCATGGCAATCTCCTATCGCCCGGATTGATATTGTTTTCCGCCGATGGGCGAGATGGGTCGGAAATGGTGTGCGGTTGAGCCGGTTTGCCGGCAAGATACATGGCGTTAATCTGCTGAGCGGTCATGGCGTCGCGGCTGAGCAGCACCTCGTCAAAGCGAGCGTGCAGACCGCGAAGTAAGGTGTCGAAGTCCGCCGGGACGCCCGTCGGGTTCCAGTTGCCGATGCGCGCCGGGCCGATGGAAATCTCGCCCCGCTGGTCGGGCGGGACGATTTCGTGGTGGACGAGCTGGCCGTCGCGGTAGAGGTCCACGAAGCCCGCGACGTGATCGATGACCACGGTAAGGTGCACCCACCGATTGAAATCCTCAGGTCCGATGAGCACGGGCGTCTTGATATCGTTAGCGCCGATGAAGGCGCAGGCGAAGCGGCCGTCACGCGTCAGATGAAGGTGCATGCCTTGGGCTACGCCGTCCGTGGCGAACAGGTCGTTGAGGTCGTGGTCGAACGACTGGACATTGACCCAGGCGGCGAAGGTCAACTGCATGAACTGGCCGGGGATGTCGACCGCCATGTAATCGTCGCGGCCATCGAACGCCAGGGCAGGTTTGCCCGCGAAACGGCCATCGGCGCGTTTCGGATCGCCGCCCAGCACACCAACCGGGTGCTCGTCCGCGAACGACTCGTACAACAGCGTGTCGCTGTCGCTGCGTAGCGACTCCGCGAACTGCTTCCATCGTTCGTAGGCGTGTTCATCGGCAAACGCCCCGCGCATCGGGTCGATGCTTTCAACCTGTCCGCGGACGAAGCGGATCGCTTGACCAGCGATGAGCTCGTGCGATTCGCCCGCGAATTCAACACGCACGCGGCCTTGAAACACATCGACATCGGTCGAGGCGTCGGGGGCGACAGACGCGCCGAACTTGGTGCCCAGGTCGATAATGCGGATGCCATCCGGCAACCCGACGGCGAAACCCTGAACATCATGCGGCACATCGAAAGTCGCCGAGCCATGGGTCAGCGTCGCAGACTGATTCGAGTGCATCGCCAGCGTGGTATTGCCGCTGAGCTTGACCGAGACCCGATTCGTCAGCAGCAGTTCCGCTGAGCCGGACTTGATGGAATAGGTTCCCGGGCGGTAAAAGCCGCCCTCCACGGCCGGCTGGTCATCAACGAACAGGTCGCCGGTGGATTCAATCAGGGTGGCGAATGAAGGCGAGCGATCCGGATTCGATGGATGCAGGTCGGCAGAGGGCGAGGGTCGGTACAGGAGCAACACCGCAGCCGCCAGAACAACCGCCGCGGCCAGACCCAGACCCAGCCCCATCCATCGCAGACGTCCGCCGCTGACGCGCGCGGCCTTTGAATGAGTCGCCGGCTGATCTTCCCACTTTCCAACCATTCGACTCTTATCCAGGCTCTGAAGGTCGCTCAGAAGCATCGACTGGCGCATCACTTCCCGGGCGAACGCCGGATCCGATGCGACGCGGGCCGCAAACGCATCGGCCTCCTGAGGCGAAGCGGAGTCGCTCAGCACGCGATCGATCAACGCAATGTCATCGCGCATGCTCACGCCCGAACCTCCGAAAGCCGCTGCTCGATGCACAGGCGAAGCCCGATGCGAATCCGATGCAAAAACACGGTGATGCTGTTGGGGGTCGCCGACTCATGCGTGGCGATTTCTTCGATCGGCCGCTCCTGCTCGTATCGCATCGTAAGGACTCGACGCTGGCGCTCGGGCAGCCCCTCAATGCAATGGCGAAGCGCTTCATGCCGACGTCCCCCCTCATGGGCAACGCCGATCGCGGCATCGGCCAGACTCGCCAGCACGGCGTCCCCGACCTGTCGCCGATTATCGCCCAGACGCCTCTGGTAGCCCATGACCTTGAAGCGGGCGATTGCGATGGTCCAGGCAAGAAAATCGGTCCCACGCGTAAACTCAGCAAGCTTCTGAAGGGCTGTCAGCGCCACGTCTTGCAGTAAATCATCCACCGCCGCCGGATCATGAACCGTCGCAAACAGAAACGCGCGAACCGAAGGCATGGCCTCCGTCCAATGCTGGGCCATGAATTCGGCTCGATCCTGATCTGGCGGAAATGGCGGTTGCATGTCTATACGTTCCATCCGGAGGCGGGACCTTCCGCCTACACCAAGATTGCGCAACCGACGCGAATATTACATCGAGAGTCGCCAAATACAGGACCGTGAGAAAAAAATAGCCATAAAGTATTATATTGAAGAACTTTACGCGTGACAAAATCTTTTGTTTTCCTGCCTTCTCCCGCAGTGGAACGCCCAAGGCATCTACAATTCCGACATTCACGAATCCGACGGCCCCACATCGCCATCTTGGTGCATTCGGCGCTGCCAGCGGCCAAGACCGGCGGGTCGCAACGAAGTTCAGTTCACCGGTATCGTGTGGGTATACTCACCGGATTCCCATTGTCGTGTGACCGCTGCGTTGTTCTGACGGCAATGATATCGCTCCTAATGCCAAGGCCCTCGCATGCACGTACAGACAACCATCGACCCCGAAGACTCCGCGATCCTGAATTTGCTGTCCGGTGCGCCGCAGCGTTGGACGTCCTTGGAGGCCGATGCGATGACATCTGTGGAAGAACGGGCGCTGCAACAGCTAACTGGCGCGGCGTTGGTCGAGCGACGATTTTCGGTTCGTTTGTCGCTGATCGGCCATCCGGTTCGGCTAGATGTGATGACCACGGCCACGGGCGAGTATGGTCTGGGCGAGGCGATGGAGCCAGTGTTGCGACGGGCGTGGGAACTGTGGAAGGATTTCTACCATGAGCATTCCGCGACGGCGCCCGAGGGCAAATTGCGTTTCTTTTGCGAGCAGACTGAGCCGCAGCAGTGGCAACTGACGCCCGAAGGCGTGCAGGCCCAGCAGGATGCGGCGGATGGTCAAACCAAACGAGTACTCGATTTTGTGCAAAAGCGCACGGCGGTGTTTTACGGATTGACGGTGCGCGGCTACGGTCGCGCCGAGCGAATCGAGCAAAACCAACAGCAGCAGTCGCCCACCCAAGTCGAAGTGACCAACATGGGCGAAGTGAGCGGTCCGCTATCCCAGATGGCCACTATGATGGAGCAGTTCTTCGAAAAGCTGGACACTGCGAAACAGCCCGCCGACGACATGGGCGAAAAGCGCGGCACGCGTGGTCCTCAGCGCATGAACCCGAATCACGCCTGGCGATATCTGAGTATGGTGCAGGCCTGGACGGAGGTCCAGCGACAGAATAAGGGCAAGCCGCAGCGCCAGCGAGAGTCCAAACAATCCTTCGCTCGCAAACAGGGCATCTCGGTCCGTGACCTTGACGCCATGCTGGCGTGGTATCGCAAATACCAGAAGCAGGACTGCTTCCCCGACGATCCCCAGACGCTGACGCGCGACCAACTCGACGAACTGTTCGCATAGTTCGAGACGGTTCCGCATCCATCATGAAAAAATATTCCGCCACAACTGCGCCTCGCGCAGCAGCCATCTCTTTCTATATAGATGGACATTTTCTACTGGGGGCACGTTCATCTCGGACTCCTGCCGCCATTTCAAGCGGGACGAAAAAACTGTTCGCGGCAAATATAGAAAAGGGAGGGACAACGTGTTTTTTCATCCGCGTTGTTTCATCGAGGGAATCACAGTCAGCCGCCACCCCAAAGGAGCCCTGCGCATGGAAGCGATCACCGCAACCGACCCACCCGCCTCGCTGAACGCCGCGATCGGCTATACACGGCGCGGTTGGCGCGTGGTGCCGATTCCGCACCGCTCCAAGCGACCCACCGCCACGGGTTGGCAGCAGTGGCGGCTGGACGAGGCCGACCTGCTCGACCACTTCGGCGGTCGATGCAACGTGGGTGTGCTGCTGGGCGAGCCTTCCGGCTGGCTGATCGACATTGACTTGGACCATCAACGCGCGGTGGAACTGGCTGATGATTATCTGCCGCCGACCGGGGTCATGTTCGGCCGCGTCAGCAAGCCCCGCTCGCATCGGCTGTACGTCGTGACTTCACCGGTCGCCACGAAGAAGCACCGCAGCAAGTCCGCGGGCATGATCGTCGAACTGCGTTCGACAGGAACACAGACCGTGTTCCCGCCGAGCGTGCATGAGTCGGGCGAGCCGATCGAATGGGATCGCAACGACGATCGCGTCGCTGAGCCCGCTGCGGTTGATCCCGACGATTTGCTCGACGCCATGCAACAACTGGCCGACGCCGTGAAAATCGAACTCGGCGAAAAACCCGCCCCCCGCCCCCGGAAGTTGGCTGTGGTGGCGAGTGATATGGCCGGCCCGGTCGGCACGGCTGCCGATACGTCGCGCCTATCGCTGCCGGATGACCAGCGCTTTGATGCCGCGCTACGTGCCATGCTGGCGATGGGGATTGTTGACCACCACGACGGCTCGGGACGTCTCTTCGCCGCCACGTGTCGTTGCGTCGAGCATGATCTGTCGGACGATACCTCGCTCCGCTGTATCCAAATCTACGCACGGCAGTGTCCCTTTCCCAGACCGTGGTCCGATGCGGACATCCTCAAACGCCTGCGTGATGCCGAACATCGCGTCACGCGCGGCGCTGCATTCGACCGCGATGACGATGGGCTGATTCGTCTCGGCCAGCGCGATCCCGACACGGGCAAATTGGTCCTCTCGCCACGCCGGACACTGCCCACCGCCCGCGCCTATCTCCGTGAATTCCATGATCATCCCGATGCCGCCACGCTGCGCACCTATGCCGGTTTGGTCATGGCGTGGCAGGACAATCGCTACGTCGCGATCGAAGATGCCGCACTCAAGCATCGACTTCAGCCCTGGCTTCATGATGCCCTGCGCTATGTCTACAACAAATCCACGCGGCAGATGGAACTCGTGCCCTTTGAATCGAATCCGTCCACGACCCACCAGGCGCTCGAAACGATTCGTCATTACACGCATCTCGACGCCACGACAACGCCGCCGGCATGGCTGATCGGGCACAACGAACAACCTGATCCGCGTGAATTGCTGCCGTGCCGCACGCTGAACCTGCACATACCCACCGAGCGGATCGTTCCCGCCACGCCGGCGCTGTTCACTACGAATGCCTTGGACTTCAATTATGACGCCGATGCGTCGCCGCCCGCGCGCTGGCTGAACTTTCTCCGGGATCTATGGCCGGATGATCCTCAGAGCATTGACCTGCTGCAGGAGT
This genomic window from Planctomycetota bacterium contains:
- a CDS encoding sigma-70 family RNA polymerase sigma factor is translated as MERIDMQPPFPPDQDRAEFMAQHWTEAMPSVRAFLFATVHDPAAVDDLLQDVALTALQKLAEFTRGTDFLAWTIAIARFKVMGYQRRLGDNRRQVGDAVLASLADAAIGVAHEGGRRHEALRHCIEGLPERQRRVLTMRYEQERPIEEIATHESATPNSITVFLHRIRIGLRLCIEQRLSEVRA